In one Brassica oleracea var. oleracea cultivar TO1000 chromosome C9, BOL, whole genome shotgun sequence genomic region, the following are encoded:
- the LOC106316408 gene encoding probable protein phosphatase 2C 69 isoform X2, whose protein sequence is MGYLDEAMSCSNPFQAAETPSSGGGLSQNGKFSYGYASSAGKRSSMEDFFETRIDGVDGEIVGLFGVFDGHGGARAAEYVKRHLFSNLITHPKFISDTKSAITDAYNHTDSELLKSEDSHNRDAGSTASTAILLGDRLLVANVGDSRAVISRAGTAIAVSRDHKPDQSDERERIENAGGFVMWAGTWRVGGVLAVSRAFGDRLLKQYVVADPEIREEKIDDSLEFLILASDGLWDVFSNEEAVAMVKEVEDPEDSAKKLVAEAIKRGSKDNITCVIVRFLDTVSSSHVSSSSSNETKQVQIDAEN, encoded by the exons ATGGGATATCTTGACGAGGCCATGTCGTGTTCCAACCCTTTTCAGGCTGCTGAAACTCCATCGAGCGGAGGAGGTCTCAG CCAGAATGGAAAATTCAGTTATGGATATGCAAGCTCTGCTGGCAAGCGATCATCTATGGAAGACTTTTTCGAGACCAGGATCGACGGTGTTGATGGAGAAATCGTTGGTCTTTTTGGAGTTTTTGATG GCCATGGTGGAGCCAGAGCAGCTGAGTATGTGAAGCGTCATCTTTTCAGTAATCTGATCACTCATCCAAAGTTTATCTCTGACACCAAATCAGCTATAA CTGATGCCTATAACCATACAGACTCTGAGCTTCTCAAGTCGGAAGATAGCCACAATAGAGACGCTGGTTCGACTGCTTCCACAGCTATTCTTCTTGGTGATCGTTTACTTGTTGCAAATGTTGGTGATTCACGAGCTGTTATCAGCAGAGCCGGAACTG CCATTGCTGTGTCAAGGGACCACAAACCTGACCAAAGTGATGAGCGTGAAAGGATTGAGAATGCTGGTGGATTTGTGATGTGGGCAG GAACTTGGAGGGTTGGAGGAGTTCTTGCAGTCTCTCGTGCATTTGGTGATCGTCTTCTAAAGCAATATGTTGTTGCTGATCCAGAGATCCGG GAGGAAAAGATTGATGACTCTCTTGAGTTTCTGATCCTAGCAAGTGACGGTCTATGGGATGTTTTCTCTAATGAG GAAGCAGTTGCAATGGTTAAGGAAGTTGAAGATCCAGAGGACTCCGCCAAGAAACTTGTGGCAGAAGCAATCAAGAGAGGAAGTAAAGACAACATCACATGTGTCATCGTTCGTTTCCTGGATACAGTTTCTTCAAGCCACGTTAGCTCCTCGTCATCCAATGAAACTAAGCAAGTCCAGATCGACGCAGAGAACTAG
- the LOC106316408 gene encoding probable protein phosphatase 2C 69 isoform X1: MKHKTMVRGRNMLPTLETAITCFLFLSLRETMGYLDEAMSCSNPFQAAETPSSGGGLSQNGKFSYGYASSAGKRSSMEDFFETRIDGVDGEIVGLFGVFDGHGGARAAEYVKRHLFSNLITHPKFISDTKSAITDAYNHTDSELLKSEDSHNRDAGSTASTAILLGDRLLVANVGDSRAVISRAGTAIAVSRDHKPDQSDERERIENAGGFVMWAGTWRVGGVLAVSRAFGDRLLKQYVVADPEIREEKIDDSLEFLILASDGLWDVFSNEEAVAMVKEVEDPEDSAKKLVAEAIKRGSKDNITCVIVRFLDTVSSSHVSSSSSNETKQVQIDAEN; this comes from the exons ATGAAACACAAAACCATGGTTCGCGGCCGGAATATGCTCCCTACTCTCGAAACAGCGATCACATGTTTCCTCTTTCTCTCTCTG AGAGAAACAATGGGATATCTTGACGAGGCCATGTCGTGTTCCAACCCTTTTCAGGCTGCTGAAACTCCATCGAGCGGAGGAGGTCTCAG CCAGAATGGAAAATTCAGTTATGGATATGCAAGCTCTGCTGGCAAGCGATCATCTATGGAAGACTTTTTCGAGACCAGGATCGACGGTGTTGATGGAGAAATCGTTGGTCTTTTTGGAGTTTTTGATG GCCATGGTGGAGCCAGAGCAGCTGAGTATGTGAAGCGTCATCTTTTCAGTAATCTGATCACTCATCCAAAGTTTATCTCTGACACCAAATCAGCTATAA CTGATGCCTATAACCATACAGACTCTGAGCTTCTCAAGTCGGAAGATAGCCACAATAGAGACGCTGGTTCGACTGCTTCCACAGCTATTCTTCTTGGTGATCGTTTACTTGTTGCAAATGTTGGTGATTCACGAGCTGTTATCAGCAGAGCCGGAACTG CCATTGCTGTGTCAAGGGACCACAAACCTGACCAAAGTGATGAGCGTGAAAGGATTGAGAATGCTGGTGGATTTGTGATGTGGGCAG GAACTTGGAGGGTTGGAGGAGTTCTTGCAGTCTCTCGTGCATTTGGTGATCGTCTTCTAAAGCAATATGTTGTTGCTGATCCAGAGATCCGG GAGGAAAAGATTGATGACTCTCTTGAGTTTCTGATCCTAGCAAGTGACGGTCTATGGGATGTTTTCTCTAATGAG GAAGCAGTTGCAATGGTTAAGGAAGTTGAAGATCCAGAGGACTCCGCCAAGAAACTTGTGGCAGAAGCAATCAAGAGAGGAAGTAAAGACAACATCACATGTGTCATCGTTCGTTTCCTGGATACAGTTTCTTCAAGCCACGTTAGCTCCTCGTCATCCAATGAAACTAAGCAAGTCCAGATCGACGCAGAGAACTAG